The DNA region ACTTATTTgtaattaatacaaaaaatacTTGGAGAAAAGAAAACATAATAACTGCCACTGTGAGATTCTTCTTATATTGACATCCGGCTTTTTGCCTTTTTTTCCACTATAACAAACAATTTTATCCAATATACATATGAAAGAAAGTGAGAAATTgactttataaataattttactagagagaaattgagaaaaaaattaaaaaaaagtataacATTAAGtgacaaatcaaaatgaaaaaatgtcTAAACTCAGTTGAAAATATGTCAAAGTTAAAGCCAAAAAAATAAAGTGTCAAAATAAATATCTAACACAgcaataaaattcaaattattacTCCTATTCATTATCCTTTACTACTCCCTCAATCACTataaatttgcatcatttttcattttactgGCACAACGTATTCTGACTTCCTTTCCGTTAATATCTTATAATCCAACTTAACCACTCATTTATAGGGACAGAAGGAGCACTGGTATACAACGTTTTGCATAGTAGTACCAATTAACAAAGACTGCACGGTGCAAATCTCTGTTTGTTTTGGTGGACGATCTATAAATATTGCGTTAAACAGCTGCACAAGTCAGAAATTCAGCAGGGATTCCATTTAAACAGAAAGTAAAGACAGAAGCATAAGGGGTTGTGCATAATAGAACAGCTTTAACACAAACTCCATGATTAATTTCTTCGATAAAACGTAACATTTCAGGTCTCCATGAAGTGCAATATAGATGGAAAAATCTTAGTCTACAAAACAAAGATCAAAACACAAATTGATAGTATGCCAAAACTTGTTTCCAGGCTACAACTAAGATGCTTGAGACATAAAAATAGCTTGTCACCTCTATTTGCTGGCAGCCAATTGTGTTTCGGGCTGCATATAAAACAGTAAAAGTAAGAACAGTTATACAGATGAGATCATTTGTATCAAACAACATTATCCAAATTGAAAACTACACAGGTGGGAGTGAAGATTGAATTACCTCCTTCCTAACAGCCTCTTCTTTCTCGGACAAAGTCAACTCAATGTGGCATGGATGAGACATGTAAGCTGCGAAAGGGGACCATCATCAGATGAGGGACACAAACAATATGATTATAATCATTAAATATCATACGTGATCAGATCAAAACTTACGGTTGATACGCCCATGAGCACGGTAAGTACGACGCCTTTGCTTTTGGGCCTGATTAACTTGAATGTGAGAAATGTAGAGTGAATCAACATCCAAACCCTTCATCTGTAAGTGGATCAACCAATAAGTATTAGTAATACGTTAAGTAACAAAATGACGTACTATGAAGGTATACAATAATCAATGAGGATGCACCTCTGCATTGCTTTCAGCATTCTTAAGCAAGTCAAGAATGAATTTTGCAGACTTCACTGGCCAGCGACCTTGGCCATTAGAGTGCCTGTTCTTGGCTTGAGCAGTCCTACCAACACCACCACAGAAGCGACGGAAAGGAATAGCCTGCTTGTGAGCTAGTACATCCTCAAGGTATCTTTTTGCCTTGTTCAAAGGCAGCTTTCTAATTGCAAATGCAGTTTCCCTTGTGTTCTGCAAGGAACAAGCAGAAATATATGAAACTATTAATTCAGCTGCAGCAGAATCTTGATTCTGCAAGATTAATAAccacaaataaaaacaaaacaaacataTGAGCTTTTGAGACGAAACAAGAATCAACACTAATAGCTAAACTTTCAAGGGAGCCCCATTCTGATGTATAAAACAGAACCTTACTTTTTAATTAGGCGCAATATTATACCACCAAATGACTATATTTCATCATTTTTAGAACCTTTAGCTACCATAAACAAGGTCAACTTAGTAACAATGCAAACAAATTTTCGTGAGGTTTACAAAAGCCCAATTCTAAATTGAAACAGATCTTTCTTCTTAACAATATACAtgtttcatcatttattgaacCTTCAGCCATTAGATTTAGCATAGGTTCACCCAAGAATGATGCATTTTCATTTCCCTGAAGTGTACGAAAGCCCAATCCAAAAGATAAAACAGAGCCTTGCTTTTTTACGACAGGGTACATTAATCCCAAATCCCAATCACAATTAAGAAACAAATTACCCAAAATCAACCCCCACACAAGCGCTAAATCATTTTCACAACCCCATCTAGTTACCCAATCAAGCAAAAAAAATCCTTCAATCTCCAATAACTAATTCTGATCATCCAATTTATCTTCTACATTAAGCATACTATTCCCACATAAACCATACAATTTACTATGTTTGACAAAAAACCACACATTTTatgtttgacaaaaaaaaacttCACTACCATAAACATTAGAGGTTAACCTAGTAGCAAcgcaaacaaaattttttttgaggTTAACAAAAGctcaattttaaattgaaacGGATCCTTTAATTTAGATCAGAGTCAATAGAGTTGACCAAGGATACCTGTTTGCAATGTCAACAATATATAATACCTAACAATATACAtgtttcatcatttattgaacCTTCAGCCATTAGATTAAGCATAGGTTCACCCAAGAATGATGCATTTTCATTTCCCTGAAGTTTACGAAAGCCCAATCCAGAAAATACAACAGAGCCTTGCTTTTTTACATCAGGTCACACAAATCCCAATCGCAATAACAAATTTACCCAAATCAACCCACACATACTACATCTATTCACAACCCTATCTAGTTACCCGATCAAGAGTTCAAGACTAAAAATCCTTTAATCTCCAAAAACTACTTCTGATCATCCAATTCACATTCTACATTAAGCATACTATTCCCACATAAACAAACACAATTCACTATGTTTGACAAAAACCAACATCAAGTGTTTTCAAAATCCATAACAATCACCAGGAATGTTGCTATTGCTAACATTCAGCTCAAAAAGACCcatatttgaaattttattgaCCTATCCTATAACAAACTCAACAAAACTTACATAGACTaaccaatcaatcaatcaatcatcaGCAAGTAGCATCTAGTATCTTAACACGTTCACTCAAATAATTATTCTTGGAACAAATGTAACATTGTTTATTGAACCTCCCCATCATAGAAAAAACTCCAGAGGTTCACCCAAGAACAATGAAGTTTATTTCCCTGAAGTTTACGAGAGACCTATCCACAAAAGGCAATAGGTCCCTGCTTTTTTCATCAGGTTTTCAAATCACATCACCATATattatcaaaacaaaaaatcacCAACGAATAGCTAAGAATAATCTATAAATAAGTAGAAATCACGAACATGAACTCAAAATCACagacaaataactaaaaatcatCGACAGATAACTAAAAAACATCAACATATCACTGAAAATCATCAACAAATATACAAATGTCGCAAATTGCAATCTAACATAGTAAGTGAAAGTACCTTGAAATGGACACGAAGATCTGAACCTCTTGCCTTGCAAgctgaaaaaatcaaaaaagaaaaaaacaaatcaaaatttgttttataaaagtGGTAGAAATTCTATCCACAAAGACGTAATATCATGAGCAATTAAGTTGATTTAATTAGAAGAACAATCGTACATTTAGTAGGATTATCGGGTTCCTTGGAATACTTCACCTGAAATGAGAAATGAAAAAGAAGAATTAGCAGATAAATCACTAAGTAAACATAAATTGGCGTGACGGACAGAGAGGGAAGAGAAGAATCACCATTTTCAGGGTTTGGAGAAATGTTGCTGCGGATCTATACCTCCCTCACAAAGGAAGAAGTGTGGAGGCAGTAAGAGATGCTAGGGTTTTATACAGATGAATTGAAACCCTAGACTGTTTCATTTGGGTTTTATATATGTTTCTTTTGGGCCGGGCTGTAAAGTTTCAATAGTAGGATTATTGTTTTTCCTTGAGCAACTCTTGTATAgaactttttttataaaaatagtttcaagacctatttttgtgagagaccaaCTCTTAGTGAGACGAAGTTCATAAGCTAACAATTTATATTAGTTGGACTATTTGACTTATGTACAGATGCATCTCACATAGGGCTGAATAAAGTTTGGTTTAAACTGCCAACCAAaccataattttaatatttggtctAGTCTACGGTCTAAACGGTTTGGtctgtttttttcaaaaaaaaaattacggttTGCGGTCTGgtctagttttttatttttcagactaGACCAGACCGCAAACCCTACAAtgacaaaaaatcataattttttttctaaaatatatgTTGCTACCCAGATATTTCGAGAtgtttagttatttttataaagtaatatatacttgaataattttaatgcaacaactaattataaattattatatttgatgattGTAGGTACAAAATATTTGTAGaaacacatattaatttaaaaaagtaaaaaataaaaaatcatagaccATACCAGATCAAACCATTGTAGAATGGTTTGGTCCGGTCCGGTCTAGTGATTTAAACGGTCCGATCTGATCTGAAAATTTTCCATACCGAAATTTTAGTTTGGTATGATTTTAGTGTCAGACCGGACCAAATTGGACTGTGTGCACCCTTAGTCCGACGGTGAAACCatcttatttaagaatttgtgcaGTTGGCTTATAGCTAAATGTGTGAATGCATCACAAGTCCTCCTTAAATACGGCATCAACATATTACACTTGAAACATGAGAGGTGTTTGAGAATTGAATCTATAACTTTATTTCACGTTGACTTCTAATAGATGTATCATAGAAAGAGATgaactcaactaaaaacttaaaattacataaaatgaTAGTTAAGAACGAATGTCTTAGACAAAACTTATGAGTTCGATTCTCATAgcgtttttcttttcttagccAATCTagtaattcaaacaaaaaaattatcatcTATCGAGAATCGAACCTTATCGCAGTCGAAGTAAATACCACTTTTCTCATACAGGGATTCGATCACCTAGTCCTACTTTCCTTCCCTCAACTATCATCATCATGTTATAAAATATTCTTACCTGTCAATTCATTTAATCCAATTGATATTATGATACAAGTCCATAAATATTAACttgtgaatattttttttattttaatgtgtaTTATATTCAATTTACACAGTGAATTCacgttttattataaaataattggaTATGAAAACGTATTCCGACTAGAGCAAGTATAATTTtctcataaatattttatatttgattctGACATAGCGCCCTCCTTCCCTCAAAATTTTgcttgtaattaaaaaaaagttaaagaaataataagaataaattaatactaattctCAATTGTTATTAGTAAAAAATTCAATTGAACATTAATAACTTAAGGTTACCACTG from Amaranthus tricolor cultivar Red isolate AtriRed21 chromosome 3, ASM2621246v1, whole genome shotgun sequence includes:
- the LOC130809228 gene encoding 60S ribosomal protein L17-1, which codes for MVKYSKEPDNPTKSCKARGSDLRVHFKNTRETAFAIRKLPLNKAKRYLEDVLAHKQAIPFRRFCGGVGRTAQAKNRHSNGQGRWPVKSAKFILDLLKNAESNAEMKGLDVDSLYISHIQVNQAQKQRRRTYRAHGRINPYMSHPCHIELTLSEKEEAVRKEPETQLAASK